One Myripristis murdjan chromosome 18, fMyrMur1.1, whole genome shotgun sequence DNA window includes the following coding sequences:
- the homezb gene encoding homeobox and leucine zipper encoding b: MRMIRQTADNASPRLRSVTEGPASSQLPGPPKLKPHPGSIPAQTPLSPPPHPSVTSRETQTLSEIAPDSAPVPFSLNQNNAVCLPLVCEKRKLMWVHSNQIQVQLDSEAELDKAFSAFPYLSQRETAALAQRCSLHPDQVKVWFMLQRLRYGISWDREDICKVRKKHCNSGQAQEDEEQQNRVREDVGEGTREGKTKKGERAPKEKVRKNKWKEGGSCEEKVWCNEPRMTKMTGEEGGKRGQNDRKVEAVEEGKRKIRKQGKLMVADKRKRKKIEGEEDGAEETGAVGISTESKQSTEAQTALPIWRKKRKVGLSARSRNQSSQSTPLQEAPQKQVKSHKAKSGALREVRSTFQCPSNSLNALDPKASHSYSPQRSQPAPWKSFPHDKEHVQMELLWQSSEAAFSSTSTNEWCASWSQVVDPEKDFVQNQTHDALLPPHNRVPPSTEEASVKEANVIAPFSGFEGKAELEVKPEPELHQESTNYNTSTLKRRRKRRKKAVVVGNNPRATDVPPVLSVQHAKPGTLTKAQGPRQIHSQPRKKTWVQIELLRRSFLVCQFPTSLDYDWLMVQTGLSRADLVQWFGDMRYGVKNRRPQWLKPEEHCRLLERIRYQQLIKCIGSRSIRGELKEDVEDEA; encoded by the coding sequence ATGAGGAtgatcagacagacagctgacaatgcatctCCCAGGCTCAGATCAGTGACTGAGGGGCCAGCTTCATCTCAGCTACCTGGACCACCTAAACTCAAACCTCACCCAGGCTCCATCCCCGCTCAGacacctctctctccaccaccACACCCTTCTGTCACCAGCAGAGAGACTCAGACATTGTCTGAGATTGCCCCTGACTCTGCACCAGTGCCCTTCTCCCTCAACCAGAACAATGCAGTGTGTCTTCCTTTGGTTTGTGAGAAGCGGAAGCTCATGTGGGTGCACTCAAACCAGATCCAAGTGCAGCTGGACAGTGAAGCAGAGCTGGACAAGGCCTTTAGCGCATTCCCCTATCTGTCGCAGAGGGAGACAGCTGCCCTGGCGCAGCGCTGCTCACTGCACCCAGACCAGGTGAAGGTATGGTTCATGCTCCAGAGGCTCCGCTACGGCATCAGCTGGGATAGGGAAGACATCTGCAAGGTCCGGAAGAAGCACTGCAACTCAGGACAAGCTCAGGAAGACGAAGAGCAGCAAAACAGGGTGAGAGAAGATGTGGGAGAGGGGACAAGGGAGGGGAAAAcgaagaaaggagagagggccCCGAAGGAAAAGGTGAGGAAGAACAAGTGGAAGGAGGGGGGAAGTTGTGAGGAAAAAGTGTGGTGTAATGAGCCAAGGATGACAAAGATGacgggggaggaaggagggaagagaggtcAGAATGACAGGAAGGTAGAAGCAGTGGAGGAAGGTAAAAGGAAGATTAGAAAGCAGGGAAAGTTGATGGTGGCAgataagaggaagagaaagaagatcGAGGGGGAAGAGGATGGTGCGGAGGAAACAGGAGCGGTTGGAATAAGTACAGAGAGCAAACAGTCTACCGAGGCACAGACAGCACTTCCCAtctggaggaagaaaaggaaagttGGGTTATCTGCAAGATCCAGAAATCAAAGCAGCCAATCAACACCCCTTCAGGAAGCTCCACAAAAGCAGGTTAAGTCCCACAAAGCCAAATCAGGAGCACTCAGAGAGGTGAGGTCCACTTTCCAATGCCCATCAAATTCCCTTAATGCCTTGGACCCCAAGGCGTCCCACTCATACAGCCCACAGAGATCCCAGCCTGCACCCTGGAAGAGCTTCCCGCATGACAAGGAACATGTCCAGATGGAGCTTCTCTGGCAAAGCAGTGAAGCGGCCTTCAGCTCCACGTCCACCAATGAGTGGTGTGCCAGCTGGAGCCAAGTGGTGGACCCTGAGAAGGATTTTGTCCAGAATCAAACACATGATGCACTGCTGCCGCCTCATAACCGGGTGCCACCGTCAACAGAAGAGGCATCAGTGAAGGAAGCAAACGTCATCGCACCTTTCAGCGGCTTTGAGGGGAAAGCAGAACTGGAGGTCAAACCAGAGCCAGAACTGCACCAAGAATCAACCAACTACAACACCAGCAcgctgaagaggaggaggaagaggaggaagaaggcagTGGTAGTCGGGAATAATCCTCGTGCCACAGATGTTCCACCTGTCTTGAGTGTTCAGCATGCAAAACCGGGCACCCTCACAAAAGCGCAGGGTCCCCGTCAGATCCACTCCCAGCCAAGAAAGAAGACCTGGGTTCAGATCGAGCTGCTGAGGCGGAGCTTCCTGGTCTGCCAGTTCCCGACCAGCCTGGACTACGACTGGCTGATGGTGCAGACTGGACTTTCGCGCGCGGACCTTGTCCAGTGGTTCGGTGACATGCGCTACGGCGTCAAGAACAGGAGGCCACAGTGGCTGAAGCCGGAGGAGCACTGCCGGTTGTTGGAGAGGATCAGGTACCAGCAGCTAATTAAATGCATTGGTAGCAGAAGCATAAGAGGGGAATTGAAAGAAGACGTGGAAGACGAAGCTTGA
- the gmpr2 gene encoding GMP reductase 2: MPRIENDIKLDFKDVLLRPKRSTLKSRSEVDLMRSFTFRNSKGSYRGIPIIAANMDTVGTFEMALALHQFTLFTTIHKHYSLDDWKEFAAKHPECIESVAVSTGTGDCDFDKISAILAAVPQLQYICVDVANGYSEHFVHFVKDVRQKFPSHTIMAGNVVTGEMVEELILAGADIIKVGIGPGSVCTTRKKTGVGYPQLSAVIECADAAHGLGGHIISDGGCTCPGDVSKAFGAGADFVMLGGMLAGHSESGGNVIEKNGKKYKLFYGMSSDTAMKKHAGGVAEYRASEGKTVEVLYKGPVDVTIRDILGGVRSTCTYVGAAKLKELSRRTTFIRVTQQLNTVFGNDS, translated from the exons ATGCCTCGCATTGAGAATGACATCAAGCTCGACTTCAAGGATGTGCTTCTGCGGCCGAAGAGGAGCACGCTCAAGTCTCGGAGTGAG GTAGACCTGATGAGGAGCTTCACCTTTAGGAACTCCAAGGGCAGCTACAGAGGGATCCCCATCATCGCTGCCAACATGGACACTGTGGGGACCTTTGAGATGGCCCTGGCCTTGCACCAG TTCACTCTCTTCACCACAATCCACAAACATTACTCTCTGGATGACTGGAAGGAGTTTGCAGCAAAGCACCCAGAATGCATAGAG AGTGTGGCAGTGAGCACAGGGACCGGCGACTGCGACTTCGACAAGATTTCGGCCATCTTGGCTGCGGTGCCCCAGCTGCAGTACATCTGTGTAGATGTGGCTAACGGCTACTCCGAACACTTTGTCCACTTTGTCAAAGACGTCAGGCAGAAGTTCCCCTCACACACTATCATG GCGGGAAACGTGGTGACAGGAGAGATGGTGGAGGAGCTGATCCTGGCTGGTGCTGACATCATCAAAGTAGGCATCGGACCAG GCTCTGTGTGCACCACTCGCAAGAAGACCGGGGTGGGTTACCCCCAGCTGAGCGCTGTGATTGAGTGTGCAGATGCAGCCCATGGTTTGGGTGGCCACATCATCTCT GATGGAGGGTGCACTTGCCCAGGAGATGTCTCGAAGGCTTTCG GTGCGGGAGCAGACTTTGTGATGCTAGGTGGTATGCTGGCTGGCCACTCGGAGAGCGGGGGCAACGTCATTGAGAAGAATGGAAAGAAATACAAGCTGTTCTATGGGATGAGCTCTGATACAGCGATGAAGAAACATGCTGGGGGCGTGGCTGAGtacag AGCCTCTGAAGGGAAGACAGTTGAAGTTCTTTACAAAGGACCGGTGGACGTGACGATACGAGACATCCTGGGTGGGGTTCGCTCCACCTGCACCTACGTGGGGGCAGCCAagctgaaggagctgagccgCAGGACAACCTTCATCAGGGTCACCCAGCAGCTCAACACTGTCTTCGGTAACGACAGCTAA
- the nedd8 gene encoding NEDD8 translates to MLIKVKTLTGKEIEIDIEPTDKVERIKERVEEKEGIPPQQQRLIYSGKQMNDEKTAADYKIQGGSVLHLVLALRGGGGGQSLGRPRSLCSKPVL, encoded by the exons ATGCTGATAAAAGTAAAG ACCCTCACTGGCAAGGAGATAGAGATTGACATAGAGCCCACAGATAAG gTGGAGCGGATTAAAGAGAgggtggaggagaaagaggggatcCCTCCCCAGCAGCAGAGGCTCATCTACAGTGGAAAACAAAT GAACGATGAGAAAACGGCAGCAGACTATAAGATCCAGGGCGGCTCCGTCCTCCATCTGGTCCTCGCTCTccgaggaggaggtggaggacagtCCCTCGGCCGTCCCAGAAGCCTCTGCTCCAAGCCTGTGTTGTAG
- the cideb gene encoding lipid transferase CIDEB, which produces METTSIFLKSVTKRVWSPPQRPFKVCSRNRETRKGVTAGTLDELRERVCQALLLSLSAVSLSLVCEDDGTEVDSDEFLMTLPDNTVFMALEPGQTWSPPPGAVVSKFQDHSKPRTGKDIARVTFDLYRINPMDVFGSLSVKATFQGLYSVSADFQCLGPKKVLREALRMASSLLHAAGHLLITSASLIRRIIEGAELWQPQRQEYTATWN; this is translated from the exons ATGGAAACTACGTCTATATTTTTAAA GTCAGTAACCAAGCGGGTTTGGTCCCCACCGCAGCGCCCGTTCAAAGTGTGCTCTCGCAACCGGGAGACCAGGAAGGGTGTCACGGCAGGGACCCTGGACgagctgagagagagg GTGTGCCAGGCTCTGCTGCTGTCCCTGTCGGCTGTGTCCCTGTCCCTGGTGTGCGAGGACGACGGCACCGAGGTCGACTCTGATGAGTTCCTCATGACCCTGCCCGACAACACCGTCTTCATGGCTCTAGAGCCTGGACAGACATGGAGTCCACCACCA ggtGCAGTTGTGTCCAAATTCCAAGACCACAGCAAGCCCCGGACTGGAAAAGACATAGCCCGAGTCACCTTTGACCTTTACAGGATTAACCCCATGGATGTGTTTGGCTCCCTGAGTGTAAAGGCGACCTTCCAAGGCCTGTACTCTGTGAGTGCTGACTTCCAGTGTCTGGGGCCCAAGAAAGTCCTCAG AGAGGCCCTGCGTATGGCCTCCAGTCTCCTCCACGCAGCGGGACACCTGCTCATCACCTCCGCCTCGCTGATCCGACGCATTATCGAGGGAGCTGAGCTCTGGCAGCCACAGAGGCAAGAATACACAGCCACTTGGAACTGA